A genomic segment from Hippoglossus stenolepis isolate QCI-W04-F060 chromosome 3, HSTE1.2, whole genome shotgun sequence encodes:
- the sulf2a gene encoding extracellular sulfatase Sulf-2a isoform X1: MAGRVLSAPLPLLLVFLFVMVEVLPVVHGSGYLSGYRQRSRLQRDRHFRNVRPNIILILTDDQDIELGSMQAMNKTRSIMEKGGTHFSNAFSTTPMCCPSRSSILTGKYVHNHHTYTNNENCSSPSWQAHHEPHTFAVHLNNTGYRTAFFGKYLNEYNGSYVPPGWKEWVALVKNSRFYNYTLCRNGAREKHSGNYSKDYLTDIITNDSVNYFRMSKKMYPHRPVMMVLSHVAPHGPEDSAPQYSSAFPNASQHITPSYNHAPNLDKHWILRYTGAMKPVHMQFTNMLQRRRMQTLLSVDDSVEKVYNMLVETGELDNTYLIYTSDHGYHIGQFGLVKGKSMPYEFDIRVPFYVRGPNVEHGAINPHIVLNVDLAPTMLDMAGVDIPAEMDGKSILKLLDTDKPVNRFQLSKKGKTWRDSFLVERGKPPHKRADGKEMAQEENFLPKYQRVKDLCQKAEYQTSCQQPGQKWQCVEDPSGKLRLYKCKGMASLFAPRMQALMASDASQLSLTPNADSCNCGDVGVKTSILKRKRLLTKKNSSVSSYSEMKSGKAVSKKRWARSVSFELDGDLYAVDLEDGYRPLGSSNGSWARDRRTGAENDEDNEEFSGMGVTAKPTSSNRLTPPASLKVTYRCSILMNDTVKCDGGLYKSLQAWKDHKLHIEHEIETLQTKIKNLREIKGHLKKVRPEECQCDPPSYLLKNKDTFRLNAGRMHSLRMPSKLKSQWLQKDQKRRKKLRKFLKRLQNNDTCSMPGLTCFTHDNHHWQTAPFWTMGPFCACTSANNNTYWCLRTINDTHNFLFCEFATGFLEYFDINTDPYQLINAVSTLDRNTLNALHQQLMELRGCKGHKQCNPEKGGKERSYFSEYRPVHRRKRPKVKKPSSKSLGQIWEGWVG; this comes from the exons ATGGCAGGGCGGGTTCTCTCGGCCCCgctccctcttcttcttgtcttcctTTTTGTCATGGTGGAAGTGCTTCCTGTGGTCCATGGCTCTGGCTACCTGTCTGGATACCGCCAGAGGTCTCGCCTGCAGAGGGACCGCCACTTTCGCAATGTCCGGCCCAACATCATCCTGATCCTCACTGATGATCAGGACATTGAACTGG GCTCAATGCAGGCCATGAACAAAACTCGGAGCATCATGGAGAAGGGCGGCACGCATTTCTCCAACGCTTTCTCCACCACGCCCATGTGCTGCCCGTCCCGCTCCTCCATCCTGACGGGGAAGTACGTGCACAACCACCACACCTATACCAACAACGAGAACTGCTCCTCGCCGTCGTGGCAGGCCCACCACGAGCCGCACACCTTTGCCGTGCACCTCAACAACACTGGCTACAGGACAG CCTTTTTTGGAAAGTATCTGAATGAGTACAATGGCTCCTATGTGCCCCCTGGCTGGAAGGAATGGGTAGCACTGGTGAAGAATTCACGCTTCTACAACTACACCCTATGCAGGAATGGAGCACGAGAGAAACACAGCGGCAACTACTCAAAG GACTACCTGACAGACATCATTACCAATGACAGCGTCAACTACTTCCGTATGTCCAAGAAGATGTACCCCCATCGTCCTGTCATGATGGTGCTGAGCCATGTTGCTCCCCACGGCCCAGAGGACTCCGCCCCGCAGTACAGCTCTGCATTCCCCAACGCATCACAGCACAT AACCCCGAGCTACAACCATGCTCCTAACCTAGACAAGCACTGGATCCTGCGCTACACAGGGGCCATGAAGCCGGTGCACATGCAGTTCACGAACATGCTGCAGCGCAGGAGGATGCAGACCCTGCTCTCTGTGGACGACAGTGTGGAGAAG GTGTATAACATGCTGGTGGAGACGGGGGAGTTGGACAACACCTACCTCATTTACACCTCAGATCACGGCTACCATATCGGCCAGTTTGGTCTGGTCAAGGGCAAGTCGATGCCTTATGAGTTTGATATCCGTGTTCCCTTCTATGTACGAGGACCTAATGTGGAGCATGGTGCCAT TAATCCTCATATAGTGTTGAATGTTGACTTGGCACCGACTATGCTGGACATGGCTGGTGTTGATATTCCGGCAGAAATGGATGGCAAGTCCATCCTCAAGCTGCTGGACACAGACAAACCAGTCAATAG ATTCCAGTTGAGCAAGAAGGGTAAAACCTGGAGAGACTCTTTCCTGGTGGAGAGAGG GAAGCCTCCACACAagagggctgatgggaaggAAATGGCCCAGGAGGAGAATTTCCTGCCGAAATACCAGCGTGTGAAGGACTTGTGCCAGAAAGCAGAGTACCAGACGTCCTGCCAGCAGCCAGGACAG aAATGGCAGTGTGTGGAGGACCCGTCTGGCAAGCTGAGGCTGTATAAGTGCAAGGGCATGGCGAGTCTCTTTGCCCCACGTATGCAGGCTCTGATGGCCAGCGATGCCTCCCAGCTGTCCCTCACACCCAACGCAGACAGCTGCAACTGTGGTGACGTGGGTGTCAAAACATCAAtcctgaagaggaagaggctgcTCACCAAGAAGA ATTCTTCTGTCTCGTCTTATTCAGAGATGAAATCCGGTAAGGCTGTCTCTAAGAAGCGCTGGGCTCGTTCCGTATCATTTGAGCTGGATGGAGACCTGTATGCTGTGGACCTGGAGGACGGCTACCGACCGCTGGGATCCAGTAACGGCAGCTGGGCCAGAGACAGGAGGACCGGAGCTGAGAATGATGAGGACAATGAGGAGTTCAGTGGTATGGGAGTCACAGCCAAACCCACCAGCAGCAACAGACTCACACCACCCGCTTCTCTTAAAGTCAcctacag ATGCTCTATTCTTATGAATGACACAGTAAAATGCGATGGAGGACTCTACAAGTCCCTTCAAGCATGGAAAGACCATAAACTACACATTGAGCATGAG ATCGAAACACTGCAGACAAAAATCAAGAACCTGCGTGAGATCAAAGGTCACCTGAAAAAGGTGCGGCCAGAGGAATGTCAGTGTGACCCTCCCAG ttaTCTCCTCAAGAATAAAGACACTTTTAGGTTAAATGCAGGACGCATGCACTCACTGAG aatGCCGTCCAAGCTAAAAAGTCAGTGGCTGCAGAAGGACCAGAAGCGCAGAAAGAAACTACGTAAATTCCTCAAAAGGCTCCAGAACAACGACACCTGCAGCATGCCTGGTCTGACCTGCTTCACCCATGACAACCACCACTGGCAGACTGCCCCCTTCTGGACAA TGGGTCCATTCTGTGCATGTACCAGTGCCAACAACAACACCTACTGGTGCCTCAGGACCATCAATGACACACACAACTTCCTGTTCTGCGAATTTGCTACTGGTTTCCTGGAGTATTTTGACATCAACACTGACCCATACCAG CTGATAAATGCTGTCAGCACCCTCGACCGCAACACTCTGAATGCATTGCATCAACAGCTTATGGAGTTACGAGGCTGCAAGGGACATAAGCAATGCAACCCGGAGAAGG GAGGGAAGGAGCGAAGCTACTTCAGCGAATAcag GCCAGTTCATCGTCGAAAGAGGCCAAAAGTGAAGAAGCCTTCGTCCAAATCGCT GGGGCAGATTTGGGAAGGGTGGGTTGGTTAA
- the sulf2a gene encoding extracellular sulfatase Sulf-2a isoform X3: MAGRVLSAPLPLLLVFLFVMVEVLPVVHGSGYLSGYRQRSRLQRDRHFRNVRPNIILILTDDQDIELGSMQAMNKTRSIMEKGGTHFSNAFSTTPMCCPSRSSILTGKYVHNHHTYTNNENCSSPSWQAHHEPHTFAVHLNNTGYRTAFFGKYLNEYNGSYVPPGWKEWVALVKNSRFYNYTLCRNGAREKHSGNYSKDYLTDIITNDSVNYFRMSKKMYPHRPVMMVLSHVAPHGPEDSAPQYSSAFPNASQHITPSYNHAPNLDKHWILRYTGAMKPVHMQFTNMLQRRRMQTLLSVDDSVEKVYNMLVETGELDNTYLIYTSDHGYHIGQFGLVKGKSMPYEFDIRVPFYVRGPNVEHGAINPHIVLNVDLAPTMLDMAGVDIPAEMDGKSILKLLDTDKPVNRFQLSKKGKTWRDSFLVERGKPPHKRADGKEMAQEENFLPKYQRVKDLCQKAEYQTSCQQPGQKWQCVEDPSGKLRLYKCKGMASLFAPRMQALMASDASQLSLTPNADSCNCGDVGVKTSILKRKRLLTKKNSSVSSYSEMKSGKAVSKKRWARSVSFELDGDLYAVDLEDGYRPLGSSNGSWARDRRTGAENDEDNEEFSGMGVTAKPTSSNRLTPPASLKVTYRCSILMNDTVKCDGGLYKSLQAWKDHKLHIEHEIETLQTKIKNLREIKGHLKKVRPEECQCDPPSYLLKNKDTFRLNAGRMHSLRMPSKLKSQWLQKDQKRRKKLRKFLKRLQNNDTCSMPGLTCFTHDNHHWQTAPFWTMGPFCACTSANNNTYWCLRTINDTHNFLFCEFATGFLEYFDINTDPYQLINAVSTLDRNTLNALHQQLMELRGCKGHKQCNPEKGGKERSYFSEYRGQIWEGWVG; encoded by the exons ATGGCAGGGCGGGTTCTCTCGGCCCCgctccctcttcttcttgtcttcctTTTTGTCATGGTGGAAGTGCTTCCTGTGGTCCATGGCTCTGGCTACCTGTCTGGATACCGCCAGAGGTCTCGCCTGCAGAGGGACCGCCACTTTCGCAATGTCCGGCCCAACATCATCCTGATCCTCACTGATGATCAGGACATTGAACTGG GCTCAATGCAGGCCATGAACAAAACTCGGAGCATCATGGAGAAGGGCGGCACGCATTTCTCCAACGCTTTCTCCACCACGCCCATGTGCTGCCCGTCCCGCTCCTCCATCCTGACGGGGAAGTACGTGCACAACCACCACACCTATACCAACAACGAGAACTGCTCCTCGCCGTCGTGGCAGGCCCACCACGAGCCGCACACCTTTGCCGTGCACCTCAACAACACTGGCTACAGGACAG CCTTTTTTGGAAAGTATCTGAATGAGTACAATGGCTCCTATGTGCCCCCTGGCTGGAAGGAATGGGTAGCACTGGTGAAGAATTCACGCTTCTACAACTACACCCTATGCAGGAATGGAGCACGAGAGAAACACAGCGGCAACTACTCAAAG GACTACCTGACAGACATCATTACCAATGACAGCGTCAACTACTTCCGTATGTCCAAGAAGATGTACCCCCATCGTCCTGTCATGATGGTGCTGAGCCATGTTGCTCCCCACGGCCCAGAGGACTCCGCCCCGCAGTACAGCTCTGCATTCCCCAACGCATCACAGCACAT AACCCCGAGCTACAACCATGCTCCTAACCTAGACAAGCACTGGATCCTGCGCTACACAGGGGCCATGAAGCCGGTGCACATGCAGTTCACGAACATGCTGCAGCGCAGGAGGATGCAGACCCTGCTCTCTGTGGACGACAGTGTGGAGAAG GTGTATAACATGCTGGTGGAGACGGGGGAGTTGGACAACACCTACCTCATTTACACCTCAGATCACGGCTACCATATCGGCCAGTTTGGTCTGGTCAAGGGCAAGTCGATGCCTTATGAGTTTGATATCCGTGTTCCCTTCTATGTACGAGGACCTAATGTGGAGCATGGTGCCAT TAATCCTCATATAGTGTTGAATGTTGACTTGGCACCGACTATGCTGGACATGGCTGGTGTTGATATTCCGGCAGAAATGGATGGCAAGTCCATCCTCAAGCTGCTGGACACAGACAAACCAGTCAATAG ATTCCAGTTGAGCAAGAAGGGTAAAACCTGGAGAGACTCTTTCCTGGTGGAGAGAGG GAAGCCTCCACACAagagggctgatgggaaggAAATGGCCCAGGAGGAGAATTTCCTGCCGAAATACCAGCGTGTGAAGGACTTGTGCCAGAAAGCAGAGTACCAGACGTCCTGCCAGCAGCCAGGACAG aAATGGCAGTGTGTGGAGGACCCGTCTGGCAAGCTGAGGCTGTATAAGTGCAAGGGCATGGCGAGTCTCTTTGCCCCACGTATGCAGGCTCTGATGGCCAGCGATGCCTCCCAGCTGTCCCTCACACCCAACGCAGACAGCTGCAACTGTGGTGACGTGGGTGTCAAAACATCAAtcctgaagaggaagaggctgcTCACCAAGAAGA ATTCTTCTGTCTCGTCTTATTCAGAGATGAAATCCGGTAAGGCTGTCTCTAAGAAGCGCTGGGCTCGTTCCGTATCATTTGAGCTGGATGGAGACCTGTATGCTGTGGACCTGGAGGACGGCTACCGACCGCTGGGATCCAGTAACGGCAGCTGGGCCAGAGACAGGAGGACCGGAGCTGAGAATGATGAGGACAATGAGGAGTTCAGTGGTATGGGAGTCACAGCCAAACCCACCAGCAGCAACAGACTCACACCACCCGCTTCTCTTAAAGTCAcctacag ATGCTCTATTCTTATGAATGACACAGTAAAATGCGATGGAGGACTCTACAAGTCCCTTCAAGCATGGAAAGACCATAAACTACACATTGAGCATGAG ATCGAAACACTGCAGACAAAAATCAAGAACCTGCGTGAGATCAAAGGTCACCTGAAAAAGGTGCGGCCAGAGGAATGTCAGTGTGACCCTCCCAG ttaTCTCCTCAAGAATAAAGACACTTTTAGGTTAAATGCAGGACGCATGCACTCACTGAG aatGCCGTCCAAGCTAAAAAGTCAGTGGCTGCAGAAGGACCAGAAGCGCAGAAAGAAACTACGTAAATTCCTCAAAAGGCTCCAGAACAACGACACCTGCAGCATGCCTGGTCTGACCTGCTTCACCCATGACAACCACCACTGGCAGACTGCCCCCTTCTGGACAA TGGGTCCATTCTGTGCATGTACCAGTGCCAACAACAACACCTACTGGTGCCTCAGGACCATCAATGACACACACAACTTCCTGTTCTGCGAATTTGCTACTGGTTTCCTGGAGTATTTTGACATCAACACTGACCCATACCAG CTGATAAATGCTGTCAGCACCCTCGACCGCAACACTCTGAATGCATTGCATCAACAGCTTATGGAGTTACGAGGCTGCAAGGGACATAAGCAATGCAACCCGGAGAAGG GAGGGAAGGAGCGAAGCTACTTCAGCGAATAcag GGGGCAGATTTGGGAAGGGTGGGTTGGTTAA
- the sulf2a gene encoding extracellular sulfatase Sulf-2a isoform X2 codes for MAGRVLSAPLPLLLVFLFVMVEVLPVVHGSGYLSGYRQRSRLQRDRHFRNVRPNIILILTDDQDIELGSMQAMNKTRSIMEKGGTHFSNAFSTTPMCCPSRSSILTGKYVHNHHTYTNNENCSSPSWQAHHEPHTFAVHLNNTGYRTAFFGKYLNEYNGSYVPPGWKEWVALVKNSRFYNYTLCRNGAREKHSGNYSKDYLTDIITNDSVNYFRMSKKMYPHRPVMMVLSHVAPHGPEDSAPQYSSAFPNASQHITPSYNHAPNLDKHWILRYTGAMKPVHMQFTNMLQRRRMQTLLSVDDSVEKVYNMLVETGELDNTYLIYTSDHGYHIGQFGLVKGKSMPYEFDIRVPFYVRGPNVEHGAINPHIVLNVDLAPTMLDMAGVDIPAEMDGKSILKLLDTDKPVNRFQLSKKGKTWRDSFLVERGKPPHKRADGKEMAQEENFLPKYQRVKDLCQKAEYQTSCQQPGQKWQCVEDPSGKLRLYKCKGMASLFAPRMQALMASDASQLSLTPNADSCNCGDVGVKTSILKRKRLLTKKKMKSGKAVSKKRWARSVSFELDGDLYAVDLEDGYRPLGSSNGSWARDRRTGAENDEDNEEFSGMGVTAKPTSSNRLTPPASLKVTYRCSILMNDTVKCDGGLYKSLQAWKDHKLHIEHEIETLQTKIKNLREIKGHLKKVRPEECQCDPPSYLLKNKDTFRLNAGRMHSLRMPSKLKSQWLQKDQKRRKKLRKFLKRLQNNDTCSMPGLTCFTHDNHHWQTAPFWTMGPFCACTSANNNTYWCLRTINDTHNFLFCEFATGFLEYFDINTDPYQLINAVSTLDRNTLNALHQQLMELRGCKGHKQCNPEKGGKERSYFSEYRPVHRRKRPKVKKPSSKSLGQIWEGWVG; via the exons ATGGCAGGGCGGGTTCTCTCGGCCCCgctccctcttcttcttgtcttcctTTTTGTCATGGTGGAAGTGCTTCCTGTGGTCCATGGCTCTGGCTACCTGTCTGGATACCGCCAGAGGTCTCGCCTGCAGAGGGACCGCCACTTTCGCAATGTCCGGCCCAACATCATCCTGATCCTCACTGATGATCAGGACATTGAACTGG GCTCAATGCAGGCCATGAACAAAACTCGGAGCATCATGGAGAAGGGCGGCACGCATTTCTCCAACGCTTTCTCCACCACGCCCATGTGCTGCCCGTCCCGCTCCTCCATCCTGACGGGGAAGTACGTGCACAACCACCACACCTATACCAACAACGAGAACTGCTCCTCGCCGTCGTGGCAGGCCCACCACGAGCCGCACACCTTTGCCGTGCACCTCAACAACACTGGCTACAGGACAG CCTTTTTTGGAAAGTATCTGAATGAGTACAATGGCTCCTATGTGCCCCCTGGCTGGAAGGAATGGGTAGCACTGGTGAAGAATTCACGCTTCTACAACTACACCCTATGCAGGAATGGAGCACGAGAGAAACACAGCGGCAACTACTCAAAG GACTACCTGACAGACATCATTACCAATGACAGCGTCAACTACTTCCGTATGTCCAAGAAGATGTACCCCCATCGTCCTGTCATGATGGTGCTGAGCCATGTTGCTCCCCACGGCCCAGAGGACTCCGCCCCGCAGTACAGCTCTGCATTCCCCAACGCATCACAGCACAT AACCCCGAGCTACAACCATGCTCCTAACCTAGACAAGCACTGGATCCTGCGCTACACAGGGGCCATGAAGCCGGTGCACATGCAGTTCACGAACATGCTGCAGCGCAGGAGGATGCAGACCCTGCTCTCTGTGGACGACAGTGTGGAGAAG GTGTATAACATGCTGGTGGAGACGGGGGAGTTGGACAACACCTACCTCATTTACACCTCAGATCACGGCTACCATATCGGCCAGTTTGGTCTGGTCAAGGGCAAGTCGATGCCTTATGAGTTTGATATCCGTGTTCCCTTCTATGTACGAGGACCTAATGTGGAGCATGGTGCCAT TAATCCTCATATAGTGTTGAATGTTGACTTGGCACCGACTATGCTGGACATGGCTGGTGTTGATATTCCGGCAGAAATGGATGGCAAGTCCATCCTCAAGCTGCTGGACACAGACAAACCAGTCAATAG ATTCCAGTTGAGCAAGAAGGGTAAAACCTGGAGAGACTCTTTCCTGGTGGAGAGAGG GAAGCCTCCACACAagagggctgatgggaaggAAATGGCCCAGGAGGAGAATTTCCTGCCGAAATACCAGCGTGTGAAGGACTTGTGCCAGAAAGCAGAGTACCAGACGTCCTGCCAGCAGCCAGGACAG aAATGGCAGTGTGTGGAGGACCCGTCTGGCAAGCTGAGGCTGTATAAGTGCAAGGGCATGGCGAGTCTCTTTGCCCCACGTATGCAGGCTCTGATGGCCAGCGATGCCTCCCAGCTGTCCCTCACACCCAACGCAGACAGCTGCAACTGTGGTGACGTGGGTGTCAAAACATCAAtcctgaagaggaagaggctgcTCACCAAGAAGA AGATGAAATCCGGTAAGGCTGTCTCTAAGAAGCGCTGGGCTCGTTCCGTATCATTTGAGCTGGATGGAGACCTGTATGCTGTGGACCTGGAGGACGGCTACCGACCGCTGGGATCCAGTAACGGCAGCTGGGCCAGAGACAGGAGGACCGGAGCTGAGAATGATGAGGACAATGAGGAGTTCAGTGGTATGGGAGTCACAGCCAAACCCACCAGCAGCAACAGACTCACACCACCCGCTTCTCTTAAAGTCAcctacag ATGCTCTATTCTTATGAATGACACAGTAAAATGCGATGGAGGACTCTACAAGTCCCTTCAAGCATGGAAAGACCATAAACTACACATTGAGCATGAG ATCGAAACACTGCAGACAAAAATCAAGAACCTGCGTGAGATCAAAGGTCACCTGAAAAAGGTGCGGCCAGAGGAATGTCAGTGTGACCCTCCCAG ttaTCTCCTCAAGAATAAAGACACTTTTAGGTTAAATGCAGGACGCATGCACTCACTGAG aatGCCGTCCAAGCTAAAAAGTCAGTGGCTGCAGAAGGACCAGAAGCGCAGAAAGAAACTACGTAAATTCCTCAAAAGGCTCCAGAACAACGACACCTGCAGCATGCCTGGTCTGACCTGCTTCACCCATGACAACCACCACTGGCAGACTGCCCCCTTCTGGACAA TGGGTCCATTCTGTGCATGTACCAGTGCCAACAACAACACCTACTGGTGCCTCAGGACCATCAATGACACACACAACTTCCTGTTCTGCGAATTTGCTACTGGTTTCCTGGAGTATTTTGACATCAACACTGACCCATACCAG CTGATAAATGCTGTCAGCACCCTCGACCGCAACACTCTGAATGCATTGCATCAACAGCTTATGGAGTTACGAGGCTGCAAGGGACATAAGCAATGCAACCCGGAGAAGG GAGGGAAGGAGCGAAGCTACTTCAGCGAATAcag GCCAGTTCATCGTCGAAAGAGGCCAAAAGTGAAGAAGCCTTCGTCCAAATCGCT GGGGCAGATTTGGGAAGGGTGGGTTGGTTAA